From a single Ornithodoros turicata isolate Travis chromosome 8, ASM3712646v1, whole genome shotgun sequence genomic region:
- the LOC135366033 gene encoding uncharacterized protein LOC135366033 codes for MSSGITPAPFSRMAALHNEPPKRYVGIIPRVSIQEGVMLGAFGLLITTCTALITLVIANHYLGTPDSSEDYIRDLQAIMRTEVSPCQDFYKYVCGRWDAVHPGDQGPPQMANRKIDVAFERTARGRSLVKQNTIYDKIDAGMRLCRKMLKNKRNDRDSVARFLERFDLRTPYQSDEVDVPHPLTVLVNLALGSSLFILFGIHPMLDLRRQDGSTIMGITEQDMFRDIIKSSDNILNYASAIGGDPSKNSYAKDVQAVHSHIKKALTFASGGNAEYVSLQNLTVHTPHIPVDVWIEAFNAIMEAPLQNDSQIFLHTPLPLKVVDHMVVKCGKHAKILNWITYMVQVYFSDASSSQFSRSIGLENNMCFQYMAHIAPIPVVAKYLHDVTPAGEIGYVRHVYQNMREVFPLFYTWMNNLTRSTSMSRFDKLEPIFTEYLQSPTDLEKMYPYIPEFETPFVESLLAALEGKAAYALHAYTRSKRRAQWSNHANRTSSAVDLDYGSSYHSITTQLLPLMVAFKKSRSLAAWYGRLGPVLAHDIARSYNMRHVVEERDDDITDEEGEYKRRSSCILQLYDKDVVMLHKDTYSEVTLNENMGDVGSLQVALEAAKQDERRPLEGDSRMSGTTNRQLFFISSCYKFCTFERNVTVNTWRDAHARNDHRCNVPVRATRDFYEAFGCAVSESELCAIA; via the exons AAGGATGGCG GCACTACACAACGAGCCACCGAAGCGTTACGTAGGAATTATACCAAGGGTCTCAATACAAGAAGGTGTGATGCTTGGCGCCTTCGGCCTCCTGATAACGACCTGCACTGCACTTATTACGCTAGTTATAGCTAATCACTACCTCGGAACACCGGATTCTTCCGAGGACTACATTCGAGACCTGCAGGCCATCATGAGAACGGAAGTCAGCCCGTGTCAGGACTTCTACAAGTACGTCTGCGGACGATGGGACGCCGTCCACCCTGGAGATCAAGGTCCCCCACAGATGGCAAATAGAAAGATTGACGTGGCATTCGAACGTACCGCGCGCGGCAGGTCGCTTGTCAAGCAGAACACCATATACGACAAAATTGATGCGGGCATGAGGCTGTGCCGTAAGATGCTGAAGAACAAGCGGAACGACCGTGACTCGGTTGCCCGTTTCCTCGAAAGGTTCGACCTGAGAACGCCGTACCAATCGGATGAAGTCGATGTGCCACATCCTCTGACGGTCCTGGTGAATCTGGCCCTCGGGTCCAGTCTCTTTATTCTTTTTGGAATTCATCCTATGTTAGACTTGCGTCGCCAGGATGGAAGCACGATCATGGGGATTACGGAACAAGATATGTTCCGTGATATTATTAAG TCTTCCGACAACATCTTGAACTACGCATCGGCCATTGGGGGTGACCCCTCGAAGAACAGTTACGCAAAGGACGTCCAAGCAGTCCACAGCCACATAAAGAAAGCTCTAACGTTTGCTTCTGGAGGTAACGCGGAGTACGTATCCCTCCAAAACCTCACTGTCCACACGCCTCATATACCGGTAGATGTATGGATCGAGGCCTTCAACGCTATCATGGAAGCACCCTTGCAGAATGATTCCCAGATCTTTTTACACACCCCGCTACCGCTCAAGGTGGTTGACCACATGGTCGTCAAATGCGGAAAGCACGCCAAGATACTGAACTGGATAACTTACATGGTACAGGTCTATTTCTCTGACGCCTCCTCCTCCCAGTTTTCCCGCAGCATTGGTCTTGAGAATAATATGTGTTTCCAATACATGGCGCACATAGCACCGATACCCGTCGTCGCGAAATACCTGCATGACGTGACCCCCGCCGGTGAAATTGGATACGTGAGACACGTGTACCAGAACATGAGGGAAGTCTTCCCGCTGTTCTACACCTGGATGAACAACTTGACTCGCTCCACCTCCATGAGCAGGTTCGACAAATTGGAACCGATATTCACCGAGTATCTCCAGTCTCCCACTGATCTGGAAAAAATGTACCCGTATATCCCCGAATTTGAAACTCCATTCGTAGAATCCCTTCTAGCAGCTCTCGAAGGCAAGGCTGCCTACGCTCTCCACGCGTACACGAGGAGCAAGCGGCGTGCACAATGGAGTAACCACGCCAACCGCACCAGCTCGGCAGTGGACCTGGACTACGGCAGCTCCTACCACAGCATAACTACGCAACTTCTACCGTTAATGGTTGCGTTCAAGAAGAGTAGGTCACTGGCGGCCTGGTACGGACGCCTGGGACCCGTACTGGCGCACGACATAGCACGGAGCTACAACATGAGACACGTCGTAGAAGAACGCGACGACGACATCACGGACGAAGAGGGCGAATACAAGCGCAGATCGTCGTGCATACTGCAGCTGTACGACAAAGACGTTGTCATGCTGCACAAAGACACGTATAGCGAGGTCACGTTGAACGAGAACATGGGAGACGTCGGGAGTTTGCAGGTGGCGTTGGAAGCCGCAAAACAGGACGAGAGGCGCCCTCTGGAAGGCGACTCGCGCATGTCGGGAACAACGAATAGGCAACTCTTTTTCATCTCGTCCTGCTACAAGTTCTGTACGTTCGAGCGAAACGTGACCGTGAACACGTGGAGAGACGCGCACGCCAGGAACGACCACAGGTGCAACGTACCTGTGAGGGCCACGAGGGATTTCTACGAGGCCTTCGGGTGTGCAGTGTCGGAAAGCGAACTTTGCGCTATTGCTTGA
- the LOC135366034 gene encoding sulfotransferase ssu-1-like isoform X2 — translation MGCIPMSGDKLGFSQVIKKPKFIHVEGIRMNQTLPQDNIVFALNFEPKESDIIIDSYPGCGSSWVVQIVYLLLNNAHLGKISESLTREVCYLEAEGEAVDTYRTPRIIKTHLPFNGIAYTTAAKYIYIARNVKDCCVSIYHIMKTFPEDYQFQTGTFADLFECFIRGEMEYNDYFDHLLPWWSYRNEPNILFLVYETMKKEPKEHVQVIAKFLGGVAQDLVQEQSKLQSVLRMSNILFMKLKTKDYATVMPRRKFFVREGVIGQWKGFFTGEQSRRIDNKFFQKTTETPLKLLWKGMGVFD, via the exons ATGGGATGTATTCCAATG TCCGGAGACAAGCTTGGCTTCTCGCAAGTGATAAAGAAGCCAAAGTTCATCCACGTGGAAGGCATACGTATGAACCAGACTTTGCCGCAGGACAACATTGTGTTCGCCCTCAACTTCGAACCCAAGGAAAGCGATATCATCATCGACTCGTATCCTGGTTGCGGTAGCAGCTGGGTCGTGCAGATCGTCTACCTGCTGCTCAACAACGCCCACCTGGGTAAAATATCGGAGTCCCTCACCAGAGAAGTGTGCTACCTTGAGGCCGAAGGTGAAGCGGTCGACACGTACAG AACTCCTCGAATCATCAAGACGCATCTTCCATTCAACGGAATCGCTTACACAACCGCGGCGAAGTACATCTACATCGCGCGCAACGTCAAGGACTGTTGCGTCTCCATTTACCACATTATGAAAACATTCCCCGAAGACTACCAGTTCCAGACAGGAACCTTCGCGGACCTCTTCGAGTGTTTCATCAGGGGCGAGATGGAATACAACGACTATTTCGACCACCTGCTACCCTGGTGGAGTTACAGGAACGAGCCCAACATACTATTTCTAGTGTACGAGACGATGAAGAAAGAGCCGAAGGAGCACGTTCAGGTCATAGCAAAGTTTTTGGGAGGCGTCGCGCAAGATCTCGTCCAGGAGCAGTCCAAGCTGCAGTCTGTGCTTCGCATGTCCAATATTCTCTTCATGAAGCTCAAGACGAAGGACTACGCCACGGTAATGCCGAGAAGGAAGTTCTTCGTGCGAGAAGGGGTCATCGGACAGTGGAAGGGTTTTTTCACCGGCGAGCAGTCAAGAAGAATTGACAACAAGTTCTTCCAGAAGACAACCGAAACGCCGCTGAAGCTCCTGTGGAAAGGCATGGGTGTTTTCGATTGA
- the LOC135366034 gene encoding sulfotransferase 1C2-like isoform X1, producing the protein MSSVYQDSSASSVILEMPTYLFCSKSGDKLGFSQVIKKPKFIHVEGIRMNQTLPQDNIVFALNFEPKESDIIIDSYPGCGSSWVVQIVYLLLNNAHLGKISESLTREVCYLEAEGEAVDTYRTPRIIKTHLPFNGIAYTTAAKYIYIARNVKDCCVSIYHIMKTFPEDYQFQTGTFADLFECFIRGEMEYNDYFDHLLPWWSYRNEPNILFLVYETMKKEPKEHVQVIAKFLGGVAQDLVQEQSKLQSVLRMSNILFMKLKTKDYATVMPRRKFFVREGVIGQWKGFFTGEQSRRIDNKFFQKTTETPLKLLWKGMGVFD; encoded by the exons ATGTCATCAGTTTACCAGGATTCGTCTGCGTCTTCTGTAATTCTTGAGATGCCTACCTATCTTTTCTGTTCAAAGTCCGGAGACAAGCTTGGCTTCTCGCAAGTGATAAAGAAGCCAAAGTTCATCCACGTGGAAGGCATACGTATGAACCAGACTTTGCCGCAGGACAACATTGTGTTCGCCCTCAACTTCGAACCCAAGGAAAGCGATATCATCATCGACTCGTATCCTGGTTGCGGTAGCAGCTGGGTCGTGCAGATCGTCTACCTGCTGCTCAACAACGCCCACCTGGGTAAAATATCGGAGTCCCTCACCAGAGAAGTGTGCTACCTTGAGGCCGAAGGTGAAGCGGTCGACACGTACAG AACTCCTCGAATCATCAAGACGCATCTTCCATTCAACGGAATCGCTTACACAACCGCGGCGAAGTACATCTACATCGCGCGCAACGTCAAGGACTGTTGCGTCTCCATTTACCACATTATGAAAACATTCCCCGAAGACTACCAGTTCCAGACAGGAACCTTCGCGGACCTCTTCGAGTGTTTCATCAGGGGCGAGATGGAATACAACGACTATTTCGACCACCTGCTACCCTGGTGGAGTTACAGGAACGAGCCCAACATACTATTTCTAGTGTACGAGACGATGAAGAAAGAGCCGAAGGAGCACGTTCAGGTCATAGCAAAGTTTTTGGGAGGCGTCGCGCAAGATCTCGTCCAGGAGCAGTCCAAGCTGCAGTCTGTGCTTCGCATGTCCAATATTCTCTTCATGAAGCTCAAGACGAAGGACTACGCCACGGTAATGCCGAGAAGGAAGTTCTTCGTGCGAGAAGGGGTCATCGGACAGTGGAAGGGTTTTTTCACCGGCGAGCAGTCAAGAAGAATTGACAACAAGTTCTTCCAGAAGACAACCGAAACGCCGCTGAAGCTCCTGTGGAAAGGCATGGGTGTTTTCGATTGA